A window from Triticum aestivum cultivar Chinese Spring chromosome 6D, IWGSC CS RefSeq v2.1, whole genome shotgun sequence encodes these proteins:
- the LOC123146340 gene encoding disease resistance protein RGA5, which yields MEAALVSVATGVLKPVIQKLTVLLGNKYKRFKTVGKEIKSLTNELAAMEAFLLEMSEDEDPDVQDKVWMNEVRELSYDLEDAIDDFMQSIGDKDEKPDGFIEKIKNSLGKLGKMKARHRIGKEIQDLKKHIIEVGDRNARYKGRQTFSSTKNEVVDPRILARFEHASKLVGIDETKAEIIKLLGEENGQVPRQQQQLKIVSIVGFGGMGKTTLANQVYQDLKGEFQYRAFISVSQNPDLMKILRTILSEITGTSYPGTEAGCIEQLIDKIKDFLADKRYLIVIDDIWDIQHWEVIRCALAYNHYENRVITTTRDHDVARKVGGAYELKPLPDETSKILFFGRIFGINNGCPNDLVEVSETLLKKCGGVPLAIITIAGLLASREGNKREWNKLCDSIGSGLDNSPDVKKMRKILALSYHHLPIHLKTCLLYLSIFPEDYIIQGDRLIWRWICEGFVNGVQDEDLFELGESYLTELINRGLIQAVDSYMYVRTMDCRVHDLVLEFISSISIEENFCTVLHDKKGKSAAITSKVRRLFLQLQDVEMPQGRLILSHMRSLTMSGYWVDKMSSLSFSPQLRVLDLEECYPEEQRDKLLEHLGSLCQLRYLALGHTYLGELLLPIQIGQLKNLICLRVGSCSKIKFRPGVVRELEYLQELSMISLSKSLHVAKELRHLTKLRVLGISFEETPDESLKGWLLESLCHLENLQSLIVRGSFDFLGEGWTSPPRNLCRFDSSFGFFSYLPSWISPSNLRELSIIDIGLGHLWQEDLDILGSFPVLQSLQLRYYQNIWDERREQWPVISAGTFQCLRDCQLGILPMGWNMFSPGAMPKVHRLEYYCYVDDVDLANLPSLHDSLGLENLPSLQELHVGFREFTHGSVTREAYDKAEAAIRCAADNHPNRPTLHSFMSFFP from the exons ATGGAGGCGGCTCTCGTCAGCGTGGCGACAGGGGTCCTCAAACCTGTCATCCAGAAGCTGACCGTTCTGCTCGGCAACAAGTACAAGCGTTTCAAAACAGTTGGCAAGGAGATCAAGTCTCTCACTAATGAGCTCGCCGCAATGGAGGCTTTTCTCCTCGAGATGTCCGAGGACGAGGATCCCGATGTGCAGGATAAAGTCTGGATGAATGAAGTGCGGGAGCTGTCCTATGACCTAGAGGATGCCATCGATGACTTCATGCAAAGCATCGGTGACAAAGACGAAAAGCCAGATGGCTTCATCGAGAAGATCAAAAATTCACTAGGGAAGTTGGGGAAGATGAAGGCTCGCCATCGGATCGGCAAGGAGATCCAAGATCTGAAGAAACACATCATAGAGGTGGGTGACAGGAATGCAAGGTACAAGGGTCGTCAAACCTTCTCTAGCACCAAAAATGAAGTTGTAGACCCTAGAATTCTTGCTAGATTCGAGCATGCATCAAAACTCGTTGGAATTGATGAAACCAAAGCCGAGATAATCAAGCTATTAGGCGAAGAAAATGGACAAGtgccaaggcaacaacaacaactgaAGATAGTCTCCATTGTTGGATTTGGAGGGATGGGGAAGACAACTCTTGCAAACCAAGTGTATCAAGACCTCAAAGGGGAATTTCAGTATCGAGCTTTCATATCGGTGTCACAAAATCCAGACTTGATGAAAATCCTCAGAACTATCCTTAGTGAAATTACCGGTACAAGCTATCCTGGCACCGAAGCAGGGTGCATAGAACAACTcatcgacaagatcaaagatttCCTAGCAGACAAAAG GTACCTTATTGTCATAGATGATATATGGGACATACAACATTGGGAAGTGATCCGATGTGCTCTAGCTTATAATCATTATGAGAACAGAGTAATCACAACAACCCGTGATCACGACGTTGCACGTAAAGTTGGTGGCGCCTATGAGCTTAAACCCCTCCCTGATGAGACATCCAAAATATTATTCTTTGGAAGAATATTTGGTATTAATAATGGCTGTCCAAATGATTTGGTCGAAGTATCTGAAACTCTCCTCAAGAAATGTGGTGGTGTGCCATTGGCTATCATCACCATTGCTGGTTTATTGGCCAGTCGGGAAGGGAATAAAAGGGAGTGGAACAAGTTGTGTGATTCTATCGGTTCTGGACTTGACAACAGTCCTGATGTGAAGAAGATGAGAAAGATATTGGCCCTTAGCTATCACCATCTACCTATCCATCTAAAAACTTGCTTGCTGTATCTGAGTATATTTCCTGAAGACTACATTATTCAAGGAGACAGATTGATATGGAGGTGGATATGTGAAGGTTTTGTTAATGGGGTACAAGATGAGGACTTATTTGAGCTTGGTGAGAGCTACCTCACGGAGCTCATAAACAGAGGATTGATCCAAGCGGTGGACTCCTATATGTATGTCAGGACAATGGATTGCCGTGTGCATGACTTGGTTCTGGAATTTATCAGCTCCATTTCTATTGAAGAAAACTTTTGTACTGTATTGCATGATAAGAAGGGCAAATCAGCTGCGATAACAAGCAAGGTCCGCAGGTTATTTCTGCAACTCCAGGATGTTGAGATGCCTCAGGGGAGATTGATATTGTCCCACATGAGGTCACTTACTATGTCGGGCTACTGGGTTGACAAAATGTCGTCCCTTTCTTTTTCCCCTCAATTACGTGTATTGGATTTGGAGGAGTGCTATCCTGAGGAGCAACGCGATAAATTACTTGAGCATCTCGGGAGTTTATGCCAGTTGAGATATCTTGCGTTGGGACATACATACCTCGGTGAGCTCTTATTGCCGATCCAAATTGGGCAGCTAAAAAATCTGATATGCTTAAGAGTTGGCAGTTGCTCCAAAATCAAATTCAGGCCAGGTGTGGTTAGGGAACTGGAGTATCTGCAAGAGTTGTCAATGATCAGTTTGTCTAAGTCTCTGCACGTTGCCAAAGAGCTAAGGCATTTGACTAAACTGAGGGTTCTTGGTATCTCTTTCGAAGAAACGCCTGACGAGAGCTTGAAGGGTTGGCTTTTGGAGTCTCTATGTCACCTGGAGAATTTGCAGAGCTTAATTGTGAGAGGCAGCTTTGATTTCTTAGGGGAAGGCTGGACATCCCCTCCTCGCAACCTCTGTAGATTTGATTCATCATTCGGATTCTTCTCCTATCTGCCGTCGTGGATCAGCCCGTCAAATCTTCGGGAGCTCTCTATCATAGATATCGGGTTGGGCCACCTGTGGCAGGAGGATCTTGACATACTTGGTTCCTTTCCAGTTCTTCAATCCCTCCAGTTGCGTTACTACCAGAACATCTGGGATGAAAGAAGGGAACAATGGCCGGTGATCAGTGCTGGTACTTTCCAGTGCCTGCGGGACTGTCAGTTGGGGATACTTCCCATGGGGTGGAATATGTTCTCACCAGGAGCTATGCCCAAGGTACATAGGCTTGAATATTATTGTTACGTTGACGATGTAGATTTGGCAAACCTCCCATCTCTCCATGATAGCTTGGGCTTGGAGAACCTCCCTTCTCTCCAGGAGCTCCATGTTGGCTTCAGAGAATTCACCCATGGGTCCGTCACCCGAGAAGCATATGACAAAGCGGAGGCTGCAATTAGGTGTGCAGCAGACAACCATCCCAACCGCCCCACCCTTCACTCTTTCATGTCGTTCTTCCCATGA